From the Schistocerca piceifrons isolate TAMUIC-IGC-003096 chromosome 2, iqSchPice1.1, whole genome shotgun sequence genome, the window atattaaatatttattttttatattgatgtctgcttgtgtctgtatatgtgtggatggatatgtgtgtgtgtgcgagagtatacccgtccttttttccccctaaggtaagtctttccactcccaggattgggatgaccttaccctctcccttaaaacccacatcctttcgtctttccctctccttccctctttcctgacgaagcaaccattggttgtgaaagctagaattttgtgtgtatgtttgtgtttgtttgtgtgtctatcgacctgccagcgcttttgtttggtaagtcacatcatctttgtttttagataaatattaaataaagtaGAACTATACATCATACAAGTGTGAGTGCACATGCTGCATCTGCATGTTCCATTTGACAACTGGTAGCAGACAAGTACTTTataagaagaaaagaaatgaaaagggaACTGTCACTGGACATATTAGTGTTATTGTCCCACATATCATCTGCTCATATGTGCTAATGTGAAATTCAATATTTGTGGACAGACACTCCAGGAAAATTTATGAATATGAGTGCACAAACAGTACCTGACCAATGATCTGCAAAGACTAGATAATGCACTCTGTACATGAGCACAgccaaataaataaaactaaaaagcacacacacaatatacaaacaaaatggttgaaaatcaataaaatataagaatgcaaAAGAAACTGTAACAGCACAAGCCATGCATAAACGTGTAGGTCCATCAAAGTGGTAAAAACATACAAACTATACCGAGCTGTGTCAACATAAAAAAGCCACAAAACATAAGAGTTAAAATTATTAAGAAAGCTACAGTTAAGAAAAATCAACATTAATGACATTTCCTGCACCAGTCTTAAAGGAGAGTGATCTAAACTTGGATGAACCACTAATACACTTATGTGACTGCTCACTCCTACCAGACATTTTTCCAGATGGATTGAAAATGTCTATAGCAGTGATTTTCAAAGTGGTAGGTACCACTTCCTAAGGGCGGTGATAAGAACCCAATAGTTAGTCACAATATTTTGGGCTGCTGGAGGCAACTGAGCTATGTCTGAACAGAACCATAGAGCAAATCCAGATGTGGTATTTGCTTTGAGATTTTGCCACTGGATGGTGCTGACATCTGGTGAGAACTGTTGAAATAATGATTAACATCAATTGCCAACTTGATACACTACTTTACTCCTAAAAGAGAAATAGATTTCCCATGCTGACACCGTTGTATTGGCAGCACTGTATTTATTACACATTTTATATTATAGTCAGAGTTCAGAAACATTGTGATTTGTTGACATTTCTTTCAAGATCATTCAGCAGGTACATTCCATAATTGTAATGTAGGTCTAATAGCCTACAGAGTGTAtactaatatatttttaaatttattaagctGCATACATTTTTTGCAGACTGTCAAACATTAATAATTGTACAAATATAGAGACGAATATTTGTGTGGAATCCAATTCTTAACAATACTTGTTGCAAAAGATTTCAGAATGTCTGAAATATGGATGTACACCAGTACTTACAAACCAGCGGCTAGTAATGTGCCATAGTATGTGAAAGAGTCTTCTCTAATGAGGCTAAACAGCCTTCCAGAATGACTGAGAAACACATCTCAACAAGGTGAACTTGAATATAAGTTTCCTTTAGTACTTCCAAAATAAATTTGAGAAACAACCCACTGTCTCACACATATTTCACAATGGTTCTCAACAAACTACTGATTGTTTGCTCAAATCATACAACATTTACTTGTTGATGGCTAACTCTGGACAACCACATACAATAATTAAGGGACTCATTTTATCTGCTATTGATTAGGTTCTATGAATGATTTTGCATAAGTCTCCATATGATGTAATTAAGACTATTGCACTGAGTTATAGTTCTGTGCAAAGGTGCATAGATGAAATGGATGATAACATGTAAGACAATGGGTTGATTGTCTACTTGAAGAAAGCTGTCCTGGATGTGTCTAAAATTCACTGTGTCATTCATTACCAGCATTTAGTGGGAACAAATGTAAGTGACTGCTTACAAAACTCACTTCAGACTGTCATCACTGCAGTGAATAAAATCAAATCCCAGACTCTCAATGGTAGACTTTTTCAGATGATTTATGATGAGAAAGATGAACATTTTGAATACAAGTTTGGTGGCTGTTTTAGAAGGTTTTATGATCTCTTTGACACTCTTGTGCAGTTTCTTGTAAGAAACAATTCTTTGCCCAGTGAGGAATTAAAAGCAGTCAGACATGATGTTGGATACCTGTCAAATCTGTtagcaaaatttaatgaaaataatgtTCAATTGCAAGGTAACAAATCCAAATCAGTGATCTCAACATATGTTTCAAAGTTGGTTTTGTTCAAGAGAAACTCAGGCCATTGAGAGTTAAACTGATTTCCACGCCTCTTGTTGTTAGATGAAAAGGGTAGAATTCATGCTCATGATCTGCAAGTTTACTGTGATCATTTGAgtgtgattcatgaagatatgacAAAACTATTTAATGCTCTGCTTTTGATGGAAATTCTAAACTTGGTGATAAATCCATTTTCAGATACTGAAAAAAGTGGGAATTTTAGAGGATGATCTAATGGaactacaaaatgatttttaattgaAATCAAAATTTAAGATGCCTTATCACAAGTTGTGGTTGTAGAAAGAGATCCCTGGTCAGTACCTTGCAGTTTGGAAAGCGATTAAGAAGCTTTATATTTCATTCCCAACATCATATTTGGTAGAATGTGGTTTTAGTGTGGCGACACAACTTCTGTCAAAACAAAGAAACAGACTTCAGATAGCTAAATTTGCAGACATAAGGCTTTTATTAACTGAATTTAAACCATACAGTGGAAAGCTAATATCTCTTCGTCAAGTTAGTCCATCACATTACAATTTTTGTAGATGTTAGAACATTATTCCATCTTGTCACATTTCAGTGTAAAAATCATTATTCACTCATAAAGTTAGACCCATTAGTAAATTTAAAATAGGGTCTAAATATCAAATTTTGTTTTACAATAATGCAAATCAATTTTTTGTATTTTGATTTTAAAGCTTAATAAAGACATAAACCTTGCCACAAAACGGCATATTAACTGGACACAGATTATTTAGTTTACAACAAGGTGTAGAAAAAACTACATCACTGAAATTTTATAATGATTTAAACAAGGATATacacagattcagattcagattctttattggtcattcagcattattacatgcaatagacttcgtcagttcacttaaactgttaattttacaaaataaatttttacatatttaagttgatattgggcatttctaaaaattcttctaatgaatagaatggattagctaacaagaagttatgaacattgtctttaaataatttgtgagGCTTGATTGGCCCATTTTTAGActctttgttatatattttaattgccatatacttatgactatcgTTAGTTTTAggtaatctattttgtggcaacagcagagaagtacatgtTCTTGTATAATAGttatgtctttcatttgttacacttaaattaggtagttcagcaagtatgtagttaacactgtcaagaatatataaattaataactgttaaaattcta encodes:
- the LOC124775828 gene encoding SCAN domain-containing protein 3-like; protein product: MILHKSPYDKAVLDVSKIHCVIHYQHLVGTNVSDCLQNSLQTVITAVNKIKSQTLNGRLFQMIYDEKDEHFEYKFGGCFRRFYDLFDTLVQFLVRNNSLPSEELKAVRHDVGYLSNLLAKFNENNVQLQDEKGRIHAHDLQVYCDHLSVIHEDMTKLFNALLLMEILNLKEIPGQYLAVWKAIKKLYISFPTSYLVECGFSVATQLLSKQRNRLQIAKFADIRLLLTEFKPYSGKLISLRQCKNHYSLIKLDPLVNLK